From one Gracilibacillus salinarum genomic stretch:
- a CDS encoding MFS transporter, which produces MKSKKVLAVLFLVMFFVMVGFGIIIPVLPFYAEELGASPLALGLLMATYSVMQFLFSPMWGRISDKIGRKPVLLIGIAGLALSFFLLATANQLWMLFAARIIGGLLSSANMPTVTAYVADITTEEDRGKGMGIIGAAVGLGFIFGPAIGGVFSSGNLAIPFYLSGISSLITFALVAIVLRETRPEKAEQVTAPAKRRSLLKALKTPMAYLYVLQWFVSVSLAGLEATFAYFAFDRAGLGTVELGYIFMIMGLAGAIVQGGLVGQLTKRLGEGKVIQIGVIVSAIGFALILFVQDFLTAAIFLTIFGLGNGLIRPSVSSLLTKKATSGYGEVTGMLSSFDSLGRIIGPPLGGFLYGVAIILPYVAGIILSVLALGIYYLYLRQNESNSKLAHQ; this is translated from the coding sequence AGCCGTATTATTCCTCGTCATGTTTTTCGTAATGGTCGGTTTTGGGATCATCATTCCGGTACTGCCATTTTATGCAGAGGAATTAGGCGCTTCTCCATTAGCACTAGGATTGCTAATGGCCACCTATTCCGTGATGCAATTCCTCTTTTCACCTATGTGGGGAAGGATATCTGATAAAATTGGTCGAAAACCGGTATTATTAATTGGAATTGCAGGTTTAGCATTATCCTTTTTCTTATTAGCAACTGCCAATCAGTTATGGATGTTATTTGCTGCCCGGATTATTGGCGGGTTATTGTCATCTGCTAATATGCCTACTGTAACAGCTTATGTAGCAGATATCACCACCGAAGAAGATCGCGGTAAAGGAATGGGAATAATCGGTGCTGCTGTTGGCCTTGGCTTTATTTTTGGTCCAGCTATTGGCGGAGTGTTTTCCAGCGGTAATCTAGCTATTCCATTTTACTTATCTGGCATTTCTTCCTTAATTACCTTTGCATTAGTAGCGATTGTATTAAGAGAAACGAGACCAGAAAAGGCAGAGCAAGTGACTGCACCAGCCAAACGGAGATCATTGCTAAAAGCATTAAAAACACCAATGGCTTACTTGTATGTGTTGCAATGGTTTGTGTCTGTTTCGCTTGCTGGGCTAGAAGCAACCTTTGCATATTTTGCTTTTGACCGAGCAGGCTTAGGAACAGTAGAGCTCGGCTATATCTTTATGATTATGGGGCTAGCCGGCGCTATCGTACAAGGTGGATTAGTCGGACAATTGACCAAAAGATTAGGCGAAGGAAAAGTAATCCAAATCGGCGTTATTGTTTCTGCTATCGGATTTGCACTCATTTTATTTGTGCAAGACTTCCTTACAGCAGCGATTTTTCTAACCATTTTTGGATTAGGGAACGGTTTAATTCGACCAAGTGTATCATCACTTTTGACAAAAAAAGCGACGTCTGGTTACGGGGAAGTGACTGGTATGCTCTCCTCCTTTGATTCGTTAGGTCGCATTATCGGACCACCACTTGGCGGATTTTTGTATGGGGTAGCTATTATCTTGCCCTACGTAGCTGGAATAATTTTGTCTGTGCTAGCTCTGGGCATTTATTATCTGTATCTACGTCAGAATGAAAGCAATTCTAAGTTGGCACATCAATAA
- a CDS encoding DUF4395 domain-containing protein, with the protein MSIPKPLVQLNQAFILFTVLIGIFVHPFVLVLPFVTGVITLITKKNPIILLGKPFLRKPATAYPPEDKAQQLFNQWIATICIGLALISFSIGMNWLLYFFSVIVAVASGLALAGYCIGCTIRYRYMMWKYKQKTNHQS; encoded by the coding sequence ATGTCCATTCCTAAGCCACTCGTTCAACTCAATCAGGCATTTATTCTTTTCACCGTACTTATTGGTATATTCGTTCATCCATTTGTACTAGTCTTACCTTTCGTAACAGGGGTGATCACATTAATAACCAAAAAGAATCCGATTATTCTGTTAGGAAAACCATTTTTAAGAAAACCAGCTACAGCCTATCCACCGGAAGATAAAGCACAACAATTGTTTAATCAATGGATTGCTACTATCTGTATTGGGCTTGCTCTGATTAGTTTTTCTATCGGAATGAATTGGCTCTTATATTTTTTCAGTGTAATAGTCGCAGTAGCATCAGGACTTGCATTAGCTGGCTATTGTATCGGATGTACGATTCGTTACCGTTATATGATGTGGAAATATAAACAAAAAACAAATCATCAAAGTTAA
- a CDS encoding EcsC family protein — translation MKQYEQQAYQELLEWELQLLKSKSRFQQLSKKAQNKMNSYIPERAHQVMTEAIKQMVKTTLVGSDFTTRKRYTGISLEDMEKLVDQKLVSYRKTAMLEGAGTGAGGILLGLADFPLLLSIKMKYLFEVAAIYGFDTSCYEERLYILHVFQLAFSNDDKRREVYHIVKNWEEEKERMVDMDWRVFQQEYRDYIDLVKMLQMIPGLGAIIGAYANYNLLDQLGKVAKNCYRLRVLPDQDLRLE, via the coding sequence ATGAAGCAATATGAACAACAAGCCTATCAAGAGCTACTTGAATGGGAATTGCAACTTCTGAAAAGTAAAAGCAGATTTCAGCAATTATCCAAAAAAGCACAGAATAAAATGAATAGTTATATACCAGAGAGAGCGCATCAAGTAATGACAGAAGCGATCAAACAAATGGTGAAAACGACTCTGGTTGGTTCTGATTTTACCACAAGAAAACGATACACCGGAATATCCCTGGAAGACATGGAAAAATTGGTCGATCAGAAATTAGTTAGTTACCGTAAAACAGCAATGCTTGAAGGTGCAGGGACTGGTGCTGGTGGCATCTTACTTGGTCTCGCAGATTTTCCTTTGTTACTTTCAATAAAAATGAAATATTTATTTGAGGTGGCAGCTATTTATGGGTTTGATACGTCTTGTTATGAAGAACGTCTCTATATATTGCATGTTTTCCAGCTTGCTTTTTCAAATGACGATAAACGTAGAGAAGTTTATCATATCGTAAAGAATTGGGAAGAGGAGAAGGAGCGGATGGTTGATATGGATTGGCGGGTCTTTCAGCAGGAGTATCGGGACTATATTGATCTGGTAAAAATGCTGCAAATGATTCCCGGATTAGGCGCAATTATCGGGGCTTATGCAAACTATAACCTTCTAGATCAATTGGGGAAAGTGGCGAAGAACTGTTACCGACTCCGTGTACTGCCGGATCAGGATTTGCGATTGGAGTAA
- a CDS encoding MerR family transcriptional regulator, whose protein sequence is MKVKEVAELTGVSIRTLHHYDKIGLLSPAKSAESGYRIYTEENLNTLQQILFFRALDFPLKKIKTIMTSDDYDRLEALEMQRDMLVSKRENIETMLETINKTIKNEKGAYKMSKKEKFEGFDFSQNPYEKEARERWGDKKVNEANRKAAGMTEATQQEMNNIYWELASIRDQDPASAHAQESIKKWYDFLNHHFSTYSLEAFQGLGRMYVEDERFTKNIDQFGEGLAQFMSEAMVVFGNQGK, encoded by the coding sequence ATGAAAGTAAAAGAAGTAGCTGAACTTACAGGGGTTAGCATTCGAACCTTACATCATTATGATAAGATCGGCCTCCTATCACCTGCAAAATCTGCAGAAAGTGGCTATCGAATCTATACTGAAGAAAATTTAAACACCCTTCAGCAAATTCTGTTCTTTCGAGCATTAGATTTTCCATTAAAAAAGATTAAAACCATTATGACAAGCGATGACTACGACAGGCTAGAGGCATTAGAAATGCAACGGGACATGCTTGTCAGCAAACGTGAAAACATTGAAACAATGCTTGAAACGATTAACAAAACGATTAAAAATGAGAAAGGAGCTTATAAAATGAGCAAAAAGGAAAAATTTGAAGGATTCGATTTCAGTCAAAATCCTTATGAAAAAGAGGCAAGAGAACGTTGGGGAGATAAAAAGGTTAATGAAGCGAATCGAAAAGCAGCAGGTATGACCGAAGCTACACAGCAAGAAATGAACAACATTTACTGGGAACTGGCATCCATTCGTGATCAAGACCCTGCATCCGCTCATGCTCAAGAGTCGATTAAGAAATGGTATGATTTTCTCAATCATCATTTCTCCACTTATTCTCTCGAAGCTTTTCAAGGCCTTGGCAGAATGTATGTTGAAGATGAGCGTTTCACTAAGAATATTGACCAATTCGGCGAAGGGCTAGCCCAATTTATGAGTGAAGCAATGGTTGTGTTCGGAAACCAAGGAAAATAA
- a CDS encoding DUF421 domain-containing protein — MPTLLSDLLLIIGRIVTILPLLLLVTLFMGKRAIGELPVFDFLVIITLASVVGADIADPNIQHLPTTIAIIAIGVLQKIVSHLKLANRTIGKLLTFEPTVVVYQGTLLPQNLKKIGYSIDNILQMLRDKEVFDVSDVELALVEANGSLSVLKKTEKTAVTRQDLQIENTDTSISYPVIIEGKIITSMLNNRNLNEQWLETELQKWSITKTKEVFFASVNSNNQLHISLYDDQYVDAPPIQH; from the coding sequence ATGCCCACACTGCTTTCTGATTTGTTACTGATTATCGGCAGAATTGTAACGATACTCCCTTTACTGTTACTAGTCACCTTGTTTATGGGAAAGAGAGCGATTGGTGAATTACCTGTATTTGATTTCTTAGTAATTATCACGCTCGCCTCTGTAGTAGGTGCCGATATTGCAGATCCAAACATTCAGCATCTCCCTACTACTATCGCCATTATTGCTATCGGAGTTTTACAAAAGATTGTGTCCCATTTAAAATTAGCAAATCGGACGATTGGTAAACTGTTAACCTTTGAACCAACTGTCGTGGTTTATCAAGGAACGCTTCTGCCGCAAAACTTAAAGAAAATCGGATACTCGATCGACAATATCCTGCAAATGCTTCGAGATAAAGAGGTGTTTGATGTCTCTGATGTTGAACTAGCTTTGGTTGAAGCAAATGGTTCCCTCAGTGTCCTTAAAAAGACCGAAAAAACCGCAGTGACCAGACAGGATTTACAAATCGAAAATACAGATACCAGCATTTCGTACCCTGTTATTATCGAAGGAAAGATCATCACAAGCATGTTAAATAACAGAAATTTAAATGAACAATGGTTAGAGACTGAACTGCAAAAATGGTCTATTACGAAAACAAAAGAAGTATTTTTTGCATCGGTAAATTCAAATAACCAGCTGCATATCTCCCTTTATGATGACCAATATGTTGATGCTCCTCCCATACAACATTAA
- a CDS encoding SIMPL domain-containing protein, whose protein sequence is MHDSHDYPQGRNITVSGKGMVKATPDLAMIDLSVITENKDVLVAQQENARISQQVITALVGSGIPREQIQTADYSVLPQYDYQNNTQQLTGYRVIHTFSVSTSVNQIGTVIDIATKNGVNQVRNITLTVSNQSYYYQEAIRRAIQHACTTAQTIAQCFQVTLNAAPYHVLEQSTNTSPVLYKTYATAESSTATPIQPGQLEIEADVKIQFNFSC, encoded by the coding sequence ATGCACGATTCACATGATTACCCACAAGGGCGCAACATCACTGTTTCAGGAAAAGGTATGGTCAAAGCGACGCCTGATCTGGCGATGATAGACCTGAGCGTCATAACCGAAAACAAAGATGTCTTGGTAGCACAGCAGGAAAATGCTCGTATCTCTCAGCAAGTCATTACAGCACTTGTTGGAAGTGGAATTCCACGTGAACAAATACAAACTGCTGATTACTCAGTATTACCTCAATATGATTATCAAAATAACACCCAGCAATTAACTGGATATCGGGTTATCCACACGTTTTCCGTTTCGACAAGTGTCAATCAGATTGGTACCGTTATCGATATTGCCACCAAGAATGGAGTAAACCAAGTTCGGAATATCACGTTAACTGTGAGCAATCAATCCTACTATTATCAGGAGGCTATAAGGCGCGCCATTCAACATGCCTGCACAACTGCCCAAACGATTGCACAATGCTTTCAAGTCACCTTAAACGCAGCCCCTTACCACGTTTTAGAGCAATCAACCAACACTTCTCCCGTTCTTTACAAAACATATGCTACCGCTGAATCAAGTACTGCTACACCGATACAGCCAGGTCAGCTGGAGATCGAAGCGGATGTCAAAATCCAATTCAACTTTTCATGTTAA
- a CDS encoding GGDEF domain-containing protein translates to MVKSKPILSNDNVWVEKILRVYWLLVLMVIVGQTLGLLITVFYEPSYVETFILHKLVIPSYIQTAILLFAHYLIKVKKVYSSYFITTIGTLIALVVVAVHPNVSGLKVVFLLAMAVILIYFDKKLLRFSFAFNFITLTALYAVPDIRQYSTVYEYFSYHFVLLAGFLIYQIILDRGKEVLDFLNRAAEKEKALIVKSTVMERLSKTDLLTGLYNHKTFHEYLDFLYDQSISQAMPLQLALIDIDNFKMINDDYGHDIGDVVLKRVAHAISDQLTEDDIVARYGGEEFAVLLTNKELEEAFQIVENIRLYIASQYHEELNEHITISIGFCELTESMSKDEFFKETDELLYRAKGGGKNQVIGNQFINMKS, encoded by the coding sequence ATGGTGAAATCTAAACCAATTCTCTCAAATGATAATGTATGGGTAGAGAAGATTTTGCGTGTTTATTGGTTGTTAGTGTTGATGGTTATTGTGGGACAGACTTTAGGTTTACTGATTACCGTTTTTTATGAGCCCTCCTATGTGGAAACCTTCATCCTGCATAAACTAGTTATTCCCTCATACATTCAAACAGCGATCTTGTTGTTTGCTCACTATTTAATCAAAGTGAAAAAAGTGTACAGCTCCTATTTTATCACCACGATCGGGACACTCATTGCACTTGTTGTTGTGGCGGTCCATCCTAATGTGTCTGGCCTGAAAGTAGTATTTTTGTTAGCGATGGCTGTTATTTTAATTTATTTCGATAAAAAACTTCTTCGATTCAGCTTTGCATTCAATTTTATTACCCTCACTGCTTTATACGCTGTTCCTGACATAAGGCAATATTCAACTGTTTATGAATATTTCAGTTACCATTTTGTCTTATTGGCGGGGTTTCTAATTTATCAGATTATATTGGATAGAGGAAAGGAAGTGCTTGATTTTTTGAATCGTGCTGCTGAAAAAGAAAAAGCGCTGATTGTAAAAAGTACAGTGATGGAACGATTATCAAAAACGGATTTACTTACAGGTCTATATAATCATAAAACATTTCATGAATATTTGGATTTTTTGTATGACCAAAGTATTTCTCAAGCAATGCCATTGCAGTTAGCCTTAATTGATATCGATAATTTTAAAATGATCAATGATGATTATGGTCATGATATTGGAGACGTTGTCTTGAAACGGGTGGCACATGCAATCTCTGACCAGTTAACGGAAGATGATATTGTGGCACGATATGGAGGAGAAGAATTTGCTGTATTGTTGACGAATAAGGAATTGGAGGAAGCCTTTCAAATCGTCGAAAATATCCGATTATATATCGCATCACAATATCATGAAGAATTAAATGAACATATTACCATCAGTATCGGTTTTTGTGAATTAACGGAATCTATGTCAAAAGATGAATTTTTTAAAGAAACAGATGAATTACTTTATCGGGCAAAAGGCGGCGGCAAAAACCAAGTAATCGGAAATCAATTTATTAACATGAAAAGTTGA
- a CDS encoding H-type small acid-soluble spore protein: protein MNLMRAKDIKDDPVMQDVVYNGKYVYIEDVNDETQKALIRYTKESNDTFEVDVTQLTEEE, encoded by the coding sequence ATGAATTTAATGCGTGCAAAAGATATTAAAGATGATCCGGTTATGCAGGATGTCGTATATAACGGAAAATACGTGTATATTGAGGATGTAAACGACGAAACACAAAAGGCGTTAATCCGTTATACGAAGGAATCTAACGATACATTCGAAGTAGATGTGACACAATTAACTGAAGAAGAATAA
- a CDS encoding SDR family oxidoreductase, translating to MEPTEMQKGSTPRQKQMKQPGIESEMVPLPHQPTEYQGSNKLTGKSALITGGDSGIGRAVAIVYAKEGANVAISYLDEHQDAEETKELVEAEGVECILLPGDIKDPDQCERLIKQTIHAFGSINILVNNAAVQYIREDIEDISNEQFEEVFQTNFFSQFYLTKAAVPHMQAGDSIINTSSINAYRGNGILMDYSATKGAITAFTRSIAQSLAKRDIRANSVAPGPVWTPLIPASFDEDGVENFGQDGLIQRPGQPSEHAWPYVMLASDQASYMTGQAIHINGGTWTSS from the coding sequence ATGGAACCAACAGAAATGCAAAAAGGATCAACACCTAGACAGAAGCAAATGAAACAACCAGGAATTGAATCCGAAATGGTCCCATTACCACATCAGCCTACCGAATATCAGGGTTCTAACAAACTTACAGGTAAATCGGCACTGATCACTGGTGGTGATAGCGGGATCGGCAGAGCTGTTGCTATTGTCTATGCCAAAGAAGGTGCAAATGTTGCTATCTCTTATTTGGATGAGCATCAGGATGCAGAAGAAACGAAAGAATTGGTCGAAGCAGAAGGTGTTGAATGTATTCTCTTGCCAGGAGATATTAAGGATCCAGACCAATGTGAAAGGTTAATAAAACAAACCATTCACGCATTCGGCAGCATCAACATTTTAGTAAACAATGCAGCAGTGCAATACATTCGGGAAGATATTGAGGATATTTCTAATGAACAGTTTGAAGAAGTATTCCAAACCAATTTCTTTTCCCAATTCTATTTAACAAAGGCTGCCGTTCCTCACATGCAAGCAGGTGATAGTATAATTAATACGTCTTCTATTAATGCTTATCGAGGAAATGGTATTTTAATGGATTACTCCGCTACGAAAGGGGCGATTACAGCCTTTACCAGAAGTATTGCTCAAAGCCTTGCCAAAAGAGACATCCGCGCAAATTCCGTAGCGCCTGGCCCTGTGTGGACACCGTTAATCCCTGCGTCTTTCGATGAAGATGGCGTAGAGAATTTTGGACAGGATGGACTGATCCAGCGACCTGGACAGCCTTCTGAGCACGCTTGGCCATATGTTATGCTTGCCTCTGATCAAGCTTCCTATATGACGGGACAAGCCATTCATATTAATGGAGGAACATGGACTTCTTCCTAA
- a CDS encoding DUF4352 domain-containing protein translates to MMKYFYGIVILIMLLTGCQNENQSAEANTNEVPEYMADYVANPQVPDDRLLQESGQSITDEKGKVTLKRMKQINQTYKIGDMELTIHDVKLIHLEPDESLIDYFHVLTHEKTFDYVKMFVEINNTAKEKRKFAPVALLETDQGEKVSWEKDIYLEGLNDSLEGSQSRSGNIGFILEDSEQIDQFHFSTSAVFDQQDQKVAEAKTIEIEW, encoded by the coding sequence ATGATGAAATATTTTTATGGAATTGTCATTTTAATAATGTTATTGACAGGTTGTCAAAACGAGAATCAATCAGCTGAAGCAAATACAAACGAAGTACCCGAATATATGGCAGATTATGTGGCCAATCCACAGGTTCCTGATGATCGATTATTGCAGGAATCGGGTCAATCGATTACAGATGAAAAGGGAAAGGTTACATTAAAGAGGATGAAACAAATCAATCAAACGTACAAGATAGGGGATATGGAATTGACTATTCATGATGTGAAGCTGATCCATCTTGAACCAGATGAAAGTTTGATCGATTATTTTCACGTATTAACACATGAAAAAACATTTGATTATGTGAAGATGTTTGTAGAGATAAACAATACAGCAAAGGAAAAAAGGAAATTCGCGCCAGTGGCTCTTTTAGAAACGGATCAAGGTGAGAAAGTAAGCTGGGAGAAAGACATTTATCTCGAGGGCTTAAATGATTCACTGGAGGGTTCTCAAAGCCGTTCGGGAAACATTGGATTTATCCTGGAAGATTCAGAGCAGATCGATCAATTTCATTTCAGTACCAGTGCCGTATTTGATCAGCAGGACCAAAAAGTAGCAGAAGCGAAAACGATTGAAATAGAATGGTAG
- a CDS encoding alkaline phosphatase has translation MNVKKLLSATAIAGIVIGSLSTSTAMVEAKGWNNWNDWDDWNDNKKDKVENVIFLVGDGMGVSYTSAYRYLKDSEDTAVTDATAYDPYLVGQQMTYPEDTEENITDSAAAATAMAAGVKTYNNAIAVDNDGTEVKTVLETAKEQGKSTGLVATSEITHATPAAFGSHDESRHNMNDIADDYYDELINGEHKIDVLLGGGKDLFERSDRNLTDEFSQDGYSYVTDKEALLSDDNEQVLGLFADRGMPKMLDRTEEIPSLKDMTLSAIDRLNENKDGFFLMVEGSQIDWAGHDNDIVGAMSEMEDFEAVFAAAIEFAKKDKNTLVVATADHSTGGFSIGANGDYNWFSEPISAAKRTPDFMAEQIVNGASVEETLSQYIDLDLSNEEVESVKAAAESNELTDIDNAIEAIFNTRTNTGWTTGGHTGEDVPVYAYGPGSDQFIGQIDNTDNATIIFDLLDERKGHKDH, from the coding sequence ATGAATGTAAAGAAACTACTCTCTGCCACCGCTATAGCAGGTATTGTTATCGGTAGTCTATCAACCTCGACTGCAATGGTAGAAGCGAAAGGTTGGAACAATTGGAATGACTGGGATGATTGGAATGATAACAAAAAGGACAAAGTAGAGAATGTGATTTTTCTGGTCGGTGATGGGATGGGGGTATCCTACACTTCAGCTTATCGCTATTTAAAAGATTCCGAGGACACAGCAGTAACTGACGCGACTGCTTATGATCCATACCTGGTTGGTCAACAAATGACATACCCGGAAGATACTGAAGAGAATATTACCGATTCGGCAGCTGCTGCGACAGCAATGGCAGCGGGCGTGAAGACCTATAATAATGCAATTGCTGTCGATAATGATGGTACAGAGGTGAAGACGGTCCTCGAAACCGCTAAGGAACAAGGGAAATCTACTGGACTAGTGGCTACATCAGAAATCACACATGCTACACCAGCAGCTTTCGGGTCTCATGATGAAAGTCGACATAATATGAATGATATTGCAGATGATTACTATGATGAACTAATTAATGGCGAGCATAAAATTGATGTATTATTAGGTGGAGGAAAAGATTTATTTGAACGATCAGATCGAAACCTGACAGACGAATTTTCGCAGGACGGTTATAGCTATGTAACAGATAAAGAAGCATTGTTATCAGATGATAATGAACAGGTGCTTGGCTTATTTGCTGATAGAGGTATGCCGAAGATGCTCGATCGAACGGAAGAAATACCGTCGCTAAAAGATATGACGCTTTCGGCTATTGATCGGTTAAATGAAAATAAAGATGGATTTTTCTTAATGGTGGAAGGCAGTCAGATTGATTGGGCTGGCCATGATAATGATATTGTCGGTGCAATGAGTGAGATGGAGGACTTCGAAGCTGTCTTTGCTGCTGCGATTGAATTTGCCAAAAAGGATAAAAATACCCTTGTCGTTGCGACGGCTGATCACTCAACTGGCGGGTTTTCCATTGGTGCGAATGGTGACTACAATTGGTTCAGCGAGCCGATTTCAGCTGCAAAACGTACTCCGGATTTTATGGCTGAGCAAATTGTCAATGGAGCAAGTGTGGAAGAAACGTTATCTCAGTATATTGATTTAGATCTTTCCAATGAAGAAGTAGAGTCTGTCAAAGCTGCTGCAGAATCTAATGAATTAACAGATATTGATAACGCAATTGAAGCAATATTTAATACACGCACCAACACAGGCTGGACTACGGGTGGTCATACTGGTGAGGATGTACCAGTCTATGCCTATGGACCAGGTTCTGATCAATTTATCGGCCAGATTGATAATACCGATAATGCGACTATTATTTTTGATCTGCTGGATGAACGAAAAGGGCATAAAGATCACTAA
- a CDS encoding tyrosine-protein phosphatase, which translates to MKLPLVEKKKLTIEGAINFRDMGGYQTEDGRTVVESIFFRSGDLSKLTGAGLQQLKQLNIWKICDFRSNNEISENPDPIIEHAEHIHMPVIPENEKILDPKQQMEHYMKLVQQNQGEQMMVDLNRTMVEQKDVWRDLLHLLLDDNSGPIIIHCTAGKDRTGVGSALILKTLGVSEAVILEDYEKTNEAIEQLKSITKGSIPAELEDAMKEKLKETGTAMVAAKRIYIEAYFDEINRLYGSFDQYLEEGLGISKEMRQKLQDKYLVQQNN; encoded by the coding sequence GTGAAACTACCACTAGTTGAAAAGAAAAAATTAACAATTGAAGGAGCTATTAATTTTCGCGATATGGGAGGTTATCAAACAGAAGACGGCCGTACCGTTGTTGAGAGCATCTTCTTCCGCTCAGGTGATCTTTCCAAATTAACGGGTGCGGGGTTGCAGCAATTAAAACAATTAAATATCTGGAAAATATGTGATTTTCGCAGTAACAATGAAATTAGTGAAAACCCTGACCCTATCATTGAACATGCAGAACATATCCATATGCCGGTAATACCAGAGAATGAAAAGATTCTTGATCCTAAGCAACAAATGGAACACTATATGAAACTTGTGCAACAAAATCAAGGGGAACAAATGATGGTAGATCTAAATCGCACGATGGTGGAACAAAAAGATGTGTGGCGTGATCTATTACATCTATTATTAGATGATAATTCAGGTCCAATCATTATTCATTGTACGGCTGGTAAAGATCGCACTGGGGTAGGAAGTGCATTAATTTTAAAAACATTAGGCGTGTCAGAAGCAGTTATTTTAGAAGACTATGAAAAGACAAACGAAGCAATAGAACAATTAAAAAGTATAACAAAAGGTAGTATACCCGCAGAACTGGAAGATGCCATGAAAGAAAAACTTAAGGAAACTGGAACGGCGATGGTGGCAGCAAAAAGAATATATATTGAAGCATATTTTGACGAGATTAATCGACTTTATGGTTCCTTCGATCAATACTTAGAAGAAGGACTAGGTATTTCTAAGGAAATGCGCCAGAAGCTGCAAGATAAATATCTGGTACAACAAAATAACTAA
- a CDS encoding GntR family transcriptional regulator, translated as MTSLSELAYEKIKQKIVEGAYLPGDMLSENQLAKELGMSRTPIRSAISKLEEQGIFTSFKNKGILVKELARKDMLEMLELIYAMVVYTFETRNPDDLYVDTEALQHHLQIQKQAKADNDYTLYVIHSQLFIQTLIEAANNSAMVQLIAKNHETSYLVGVINYNLNPQQSHYSAVKVNEQLYEAVIHQQFDKIKSILINHHASVRLRSFNERRI; from the coding sequence ATGACTTCATTATCTGAACTTGCTTACGAAAAAATAAAACAGAAAATCGTAGAAGGAGCATATTTACCCGGCGATATGCTTTCCGAAAATCAATTAGCAAAAGAATTAGGAATGAGCCGGACACCAATCCGTTCAGCGATTTCTAAATTGGAGGAACAGGGAATATTCACTTCATTTAAAAACAAAGGAATACTAGTAAAAGAACTAGCAAGAAAAGACATGCTGGAAATGTTGGAATTAATATATGCAATGGTTGTATACACATTCGAAACAAGGAATCCGGATGATTTATATGTCGATACAGAAGCCCTGCAGCATCACCTTCAGATCCAAAAGCAAGCAAAAGCTGATAATGATTATACGTTGTATGTCATACATTCGCAGCTTTTTATTCAAACCCTTATTGAAGCTGCTAATAATAGTGCGATGGTGCAACTCATTGCTAAGAATCATGAAACATCTTATCTTGTCGGCGTCATAAACTATAACCTTAACCCGCAGCAAAGTCACTACTCTGCCGTCAAGGTTAATGAACAATTATATGAAGCGGTAATTCATCAACAATTCGATAAAATCAAGTCGATTCTGATTAATCACCACGCCAGCGTTCGATTACGATCATTTAACGAACGACGTATTTAG